A window from Micromonospora terminaliae encodes these proteins:
- a CDS encoding sensor histidine kinase, translating to MRRDLPYALGGLALGGLLLANAAIAPDAAPVRPVDVALVLAMAAALAVCRRYPVVALAVVTATMLALHVRVHAGVSAAFAVLATVYVAAWRGHRAVSALASLVFLGGFLARDISVAPAGRPGQQIVERTALLLGWFFAANVAGLVARQRRAYLEQVEQRAIEAERTREEMALRRAGEERLRIARDLHDSLTHSISVIKVQAGIAVHLARKQGEEPSDVLLAIQEASGAAMRELRATLAVLRAPSDSDGVGLARLGELAERTRAAGVPVDVTVTGQPRDLPEEVDQAGYRVVQEALTNVARHAGPATARIHVAYDPAQLTVSVTDDGRASTVRPVTPGVGLRGMRERVTGLGGALHAAARDGGGFAVRATFPLDGTA from the coding sequence TACGCCCTCGGCGGCCTCGCCCTCGGCGGCCTCCTGCTCGCCAACGCCGCGATCGCCCCGGACGCCGCGCCGGTGCGACCCGTCGACGTCGCCCTGGTCCTGGCCATGGCGGCGGCCCTCGCGGTGTGCCGCCGGTACCCGGTGGTGGCGCTGGCCGTGGTGACCGCCACCATGCTGGCCCTCCACGTGCGGGTGCACGCCGGGGTGTCCGCCGCGTTCGCCGTCCTCGCCACGGTCTACGTGGCCGCGTGGCGGGGGCACCGGGCGGTGTCCGCCCTGGCGAGCCTCGTCTTCCTCGGCGGCTTCCTGGCCCGCGACATCTCGGTGGCGCCCGCCGGCCGGCCCGGCCAGCAGATCGTCGAGCGGACCGCCCTGCTGCTGGGCTGGTTCTTCGCGGCCAACGTGGCCGGGCTCGTGGCGCGGCAGCGCCGGGCCTACCTGGAACAGGTCGAGCAGCGGGCGATCGAGGCCGAACGCACCCGCGAGGAGATGGCGTTGCGGCGCGCCGGGGAGGAGCGTCTGCGCATCGCCCGGGACCTGCACGACTCGCTGACGCACAGCATCTCCGTCATCAAGGTGCAGGCCGGGATCGCTGTGCACCTGGCGCGCAAGCAGGGTGAGGAACCGTCGGACGTGCTGCTGGCGATCCAGGAGGCGAGCGGCGCCGCCATGCGGGAGCTGCGGGCGACACTGGCCGTCCTGCGGGCACCCTCCGACTCCGACGGCGTCGGCCTGGCCCGGCTGGGCGAGCTGGCTGAGCGGACCCGGGCGGCCGGCGTGCCGGTGGACGTGACCGTCACCGGTCAGCCCCGGGACCTGCCCGAGGAGGTCGACCAGGCCGGGTACCGCGTTGTGCAGGAGGCCCTCACCAACGTGGCCCGGCACGCCGGTCCCGCCACCGCGCGGATCCATGTCGCCTACGACCCGGCGCAGCTGACCGTCTCGGTGACCGACGACGGTCGGGCGTCGACGGTCCGGCCGGTGACACCGGGCGTGGGCCTGCGCGGCATGCGGGAACGGGTCACCGGGCTGGGCGGCGCCCTGCACGCCGCCGCCCGCGACGGCGGCGGGTTCGCGGTACGGGCCACGTTCCCGCTGGACGGCACGGCATGA
- a CDS encoding response regulator transcription factor, whose translation MTERLREAPSARSGVTRVVIVDDQALMRAGFRALLDAEDDLAVVGEATDGASAVELARRLRPDVVLMDVQMPGLDGIEATRRIAADPDLAAVRVLILTNYGLDSYVFAALRAGASGFLLKDADPADLLRAVAVVARGDALLAPVVTRTLISEFVAGPPAADPAAGRDVLTAREQEMVELVARGLSNDEIAERLVISPLTAKTHVNRAMMKLHCRDRAQLVVWAYESGLVTPRRR comes from the coding sequence ATGACCGAGCGCCTGCGCGAGGCCCCTTCAGCTCGGAGCGGCGTGACCCGGGTGGTCATCGTGGACGACCAGGCGCTCATGCGGGCCGGGTTCCGGGCCCTGCTCGACGCCGAGGACGACCTGGCGGTCGTCGGCGAGGCCACCGACGGCGCCTCCGCCGTCGAGCTGGCGCGACGCCTGCGGCCGGACGTCGTGCTCATGGACGTGCAGATGCCGGGACTCGACGGCATCGAAGCCACCCGGCGGATCGCCGCCGACCCCGACCTCGCCGCGGTCCGCGTCCTCATCCTCACCAACTACGGGCTCGACTCCTACGTCTTCGCCGCGCTCCGCGCCGGCGCCAGCGGGTTCCTCCTCAAGGACGCCGATCCCGCCGACCTGCTGCGGGCCGTCGCCGTGGTGGCGCGCGGCGACGCGCTGCTCGCCCCGGTGGTCACGCGCACCCTCATCAGCGAGTTCGTCGCCGGGCCGCCGGCGGCCGACCCGGCGGCCGGGCGCGACGTGCTGACCGCACGCGAACAGGAGATGGTCGAGCTCGTCGCCCGGGGGCTGAGCAACGACGAGATCGCCGAACGCCTGGTGATCAGCCCGTTGACCGCGAAGACCCACGTCAACCGGGCCATGATGAAGCTGCACTGCCGCGACCGCGCCCAACTGGTCGTGTGGGCGTACGAGTCGGGGCTCGTCACACCGCGTCGCCGCTGA
- a CDS encoding AfsR/SARP family transcriptional regulator has protein sequence MAAIRVRLLGPVDVAEGDRSRPVPGLRRKALLAALALHAGDAVHPDLLIDIVWDGTPPATARNSLQRHISYLRGVLGRAAITVRPHGYALDLPREATDLHLARRLIGESRQPAEPAERAVPLRAALALWRGRPLADLAGLRWLDEQAERLAGLELSAREALLDARLALGEHGSLVPELAQLAAEHPYREQIHHRLMLALYRAGRQVDALAAYQRLREALATDLGVDPGPALRELHAAILRQDADLAPPAPGEPHRVAAARCGRPPSGPVPAQLPVAVRGFVGRRPELARLDALLRSARAAHADQPGTLPIVVVSGTAGAGKTALAVHWAHRSAGEFPDGQLHVDLRGFAGHGGPVDPATAIRGFLDAFGVPAQRIPVEPAAQAGLYRSLLAGRRVLVVLDNARDAAQVRPLLPAAPGCLVLITSRNELTPLVVSEGAHPLTLGLLSTPESRELLAGRLGADRLAADPGAVDDLIARCARLPLALAVVAARAATRPGFPLATLTAELRRAADEPHAALDPFDGGDLATDLRAVFSWSYRTLTGEAARMLRLLSLHPGPDVAAPAAASLAGRSAPCVKPLLAELTGAHLLGEPAPGRYASHDLLDRYAAELAHTHDDAADRRQARHRVLDHYLHTADNAARLLDPHRDPITDSVPEPGTVPTVLTGYAEALAWFRAEKPVLLAAVAQAAHIGADRRAWQLAWTLLDFLDVHAYWHDLAAVQEVAMTAARRLGDRRGRAHAHWGLARARAKLGDNEDAHRHFECALRLFEETGDRTSQAHTRLNLAWVLDRQGRYTEALPQAREALALYRALGHVAGQADGLNAIGWYLTHLGEHRQALGYCRRSLVLHQRTGDRRRAAQAWDSLGQVHLDLGDHEQATGCYRSALALTRELSIRYDESIVLTHLGSARRAAGDREGARAAWRGALTILERLDHPDADAVRARLARLG, from the coding sequence GTGGCGGCCATTCGGGTCCGACTTCTCGGGCCGGTCGACGTCGCCGAGGGGGATCGGTCCCGGCCGGTGCCCGGCCTACGGCGCAAGGCCCTGCTCGCGGCGCTCGCCCTGCACGCCGGTGACGCCGTGCACCCCGACCTGCTCATCGACATCGTCTGGGACGGCACGCCGCCGGCCACCGCGAGGAACTCTCTGCAACGGCACATCTCGTACCTGCGCGGGGTGCTCGGCCGGGCGGCCATCACGGTACGTCCGCACGGCTACGCCCTCGACCTGCCGCGGGAGGCCACCGACCTGCACCTGGCGCGGCGGCTGATCGGCGAGAGCAGGCAACCCGCGGAGCCGGCCGAGCGCGCCGTACCGCTGCGCGCCGCGCTGGCCCTCTGGCGGGGACGGCCGCTCGCGGACCTGGCCGGGCTGCGCTGGCTCGACGAGCAGGCCGAGCGGTTGGCCGGACTCGAGTTGTCGGCGCGGGAGGCGCTGCTCGACGCGCGGCTGGCGCTGGGCGAACACGGCTCGCTCGTGCCGGAACTGGCGCAGCTGGCCGCCGAACATCCGTACCGCGAGCAGATCCACCACCGGCTGATGCTCGCGCTGTACCGGGCCGGCCGGCAGGTCGACGCGCTGGCGGCCTACCAGCGGCTGCGCGAGGCCCTGGCCACGGACCTCGGTGTCGACCCCGGTCCGGCGCTGCGCGAGCTGCACGCCGCCATCCTGCGGCAGGACGCCGACCTGGCGCCGCCCGCGCCGGGCGAGCCGCACCGGGTGGCCGCCGCGCGTTGCGGCCGGCCGCCGTCCGGCCCCGTTCCGGCCCAGTTGCCCGTGGCGGTGCGGGGATTCGTCGGCCGCCGCCCGGAGCTGGCCCGGCTCGACGCCCTGCTGCGCTCCGCGCGGGCCGCGCACGCCGACCAGCCCGGCACCCTGCCCATCGTGGTGGTGTCCGGCACCGCCGGTGCCGGCAAGACCGCCCTCGCCGTGCACTGGGCACACCGGAGCGCCGGCGAGTTCCCCGACGGGCAGCTCCACGTCGACCTGCGTGGCTTCGCCGGTCACGGCGGCCCGGTGGATCCGGCCACCGCGATCCGTGGCTTCCTCGACGCGTTCGGGGTGCCGGCGCAGCGGATTCCCGTCGAGCCGGCCGCACAGGCCGGGCTGTACCGCAGCCTGCTGGCGGGCCGGCGGGTGCTCGTCGTCCTCGACAACGCCCGCGACGCCGCGCAGGTCCGGCCGCTGCTGCCCGCGGCGCCCGGCTGCCTCGTCCTGATCACCAGCCGCAACGAGCTCACCCCGTTGGTGGTGAGCGAGGGCGCGCACCCGCTGACCCTGGGCCTGCTGTCCACGCCGGAGTCCCGGGAACTGCTGGCGGGGCGTCTCGGCGCGGACCGGCTGGCCGCCGACCCGGGCGCGGTCGACGACCTGATCGCCCGGTGCGCGCGGTTGCCGCTCGCCCTGGCCGTCGTCGCCGCGCGCGCCGCCACCCGGCCCGGTTTTCCGCTCGCCACGCTGACGGCCGAGCTGCGGCGGGCCGCGGACGAACCGCACGCGGCGCTGGATCCGTTCGACGGCGGGGACCTCGCCACCGACCTGCGCGCCGTCTTCTCCTGGTCCTACCGGACCCTGACCGGCGAGGCCGCCCGGATGCTCCGCCTGCTGAGCCTGCATCCCGGCCCGGACGTCGCCGCGCCGGCCGCGGCCAGTCTCGCCGGCCGGTCGGCACCGTGCGTCAAGCCGCTCCTGGCGGAGCTGACCGGCGCGCACCTGCTGGGCGAGCCGGCCCCCGGCCGCTACGCCTCCCACGACCTGCTCGACCGGTACGCCGCGGAGCTGGCCCACACCCACGACGACGCCGCCGACCGGCGGCAGGCCCGGCACCGCGTGCTCGACCACTACCTGCACACCGCCGACAACGCCGCCCGCCTGCTGGACCCGCACCGGGATCCGATCACCGACTCGGTGCCCGAGCCCGGCACGGTGCCGACGGTCCTCACCGGCTACGCGGAGGCGCTCGCCTGGTTCCGGGCGGAGAAGCCGGTGCTCCTGGCCGCCGTCGCGCAGGCGGCCCACATCGGCGCGGACCGCCGTGCCTGGCAGCTGGCCTGGACCCTGCTGGACTTCCTCGACGTCCACGCGTACTGGCACGACCTGGCCGCGGTGCAGGAGGTCGCCATGACGGCGGCCCGGCGCCTCGGCGACCGTCGCGGCCGGGCCCACGCGCACTGGGGGCTGGCCCGGGCCCGGGCGAAGCTGGGCGACAACGAGGACGCCCACCGGCACTTCGAGTGCGCCCTTCGGCTGTTCGAGGAGACCGGCGACCGCACCAGCCAGGCGCACACCCGGCTCAACCTCGCCTGGGTGCTCGACCGGCAGGGCCGCTACACCGAGGCGCTCCCGCAGGCACGTGAGGCGCTCGCCCTCTACCGGGCCCTCGGCCACGTGGCCGGGCAGGCCGACGGACTGAACGCGATCGGCTGGTACCTCACCCACCTCGGGGAGCACCGGCAGGCGCTCGGCTACTGCCGGCGGTCCCTCGTGCTGCACCAGCGCACCGGTGACCGGCGCCGGGCCGCGCAGGCCTGGGACAGCCTCGGCCAGGTCCACCTCGACCTGGGCGACCACGAGCAGGCGACCGGGTGCTACCGCAGCGCGCTCGCCCTGACCCGGGAGCTGAGCATCAGGTACGACGAGAGCATCGTCCTGACCCATCTCGGCAGCGCCCGGCGTGCCGCCGGTGACCGGGAGGGCGCCCGCGCGGCGTGGCGGGGAGCGCTGACCATCCTGGAACGGCTGGACCATCCCGACGCCGACGCGGTACGCGCCCGGCTCGCCCGACTGGGCTGA
- a CDS encoding M48 family metallopeptidase — translation MPTKTTMPSRCPACAHGLVEVEAGIASWCPACRWNLDVYDPALAPWRGTRLVGRWGFRRGLEVDRATHEELLADPAASAAGTSRGEVWLMVFSVVLALIGVAALGYLAWLVVADGPPPGVRLVLAIPAVLVLLLVKPSFGRVPRYGAIAERDAPQLHRLVREVAAAAGTPVPDVICADLNINAGVARLGWRQRSVLVVGMPLWLMLPRPARVSLLAHELGHLANGDPLRVRRTLPARAFGARAVAATGGRNPWRRALHSANSLAEQGSGTVVLLGMLVQGALALVNVAGATAQLLVDSVAMPDSRRAEYRADLVARRVAGTGAFLQSAETVLLADRIWQDLWHQAPRLDSEQLESIAAEARRHLAPQLPLARQLSRRTTDLWSTHPSEDQRMRLIEALPGIGGMLHVDDSRWAAIDAELASWRRAAYHALLGTRDRF, via the coding sequence GTGCCGACGAAGACCACGATGCCGAGCCGTTGTCCCGCCTGCGCCCACGGCCTCGTCGAGGTGGAGGCGGGGATCGCCTCCTGGTGCCCCGCCTGCCGCTGGAACCTCGACGTGTACGACCCTGCGCTGGCGCCGTGGCGGGGCACCCGGTTGGTCGGCCGGTGGGGGTTCCGGCGCGGGCTGGAGGTCGACCGGGCGACGCACGAGGAGCTGCTGGCCGACCCGGCCGCGAGCGCGGCCGGTACCTCACGGGGGGAGGTCTGGCTGATGGTCTTCTCCGTGGTGCTGGCCCTGATCGGCGTGGCCGCGCTGGGTTACCTCGCCTGGCTCGTCGTGGCCGACGGCCCGCCACCGGGAGTCCGGCTGGTGCTGGCGATCCCCGCCGTCCTCGTTCTGCTGCTCGTCAAGCCCTCGTTCGGTCGGGTGCCGAGGTACGGGGCGATCGCCGAGCGTGACGCCCCGCAGTTGCACCGTCTCGTGCGGGAGGTCGCCGCTGCCGCGGGAACCCCGGTTCCCGACGTCATCTGTGCCGATCTGAACATCAACGCGGGCGTGGCCCGGCTGGGGTGGCGCCAGCGGTCGGTGCTCGTCGTCGGGATGCCCCTGTGGCTGATGCTGCCGCGACCGGCCCGCGTCTCGCTGCTGGCGCACGAACTGGGCCACCTGGCCAACGGCGATCCCCTGCGGGTACGGCGGACCCTGCCGGCGAGGGCGTTCGGTGCGCGGGCGGTGGCGGCCACCGGTGGGCGGAACCCCTGGCGGCGGGCCCTGCACTCGGCGAACTCGTTGGCCGAGCAGGGGAGCGGAACGGTCGTCCTGCTCGGAATGCTCGTCCAGGGGGCCCTCGCCCTGGTCAACGTCGCCGGCGCGACCGCGCAGCTTCTCGTCGACAGCGTCGCCATGCCCGACAGCCGCCGCGCCGAGTACCGCGCCGACCTGGTCGCTCGCCGCGTCGCCGGCACCGGAGCCTTTCTCCAGTCCGCCGAGACGGTCCTGCTGGCCGACCGGATCTGGCAGGACCTGTGGCACCAGGCGCCTCGCCTGGACAGCGAGCAGCTCGAGTCGATCGCGGCCGAGGCCCGGCGACACCTGGCCCCCCAGCTTCCGCTGGCACGGCAGCTCAGCCGGCGCACCACCGACCTGTGGAGCACCCATCCCAGCGAGGACCAGCGGATGCGGCTGATCGAGGCACTGCCGGGCATCGGCGGGATGCTCCACGTCGACGACAGCCGCTGGGCCGCGATCGACGCCGAACTCGCGTCCTGGCGCCGCGCCGCGTACCACGCCCTCCTGGGGACCCGGGACCGCTTCTGA
- a CDS encoding response regulator transcription factor, with the protein MAQRVLVVDDDPTVADVVCRYLEHAGYEVAHVGDGSAALAAVARHPPHLVVLDLMLPVLDGLEVCRRLRQRPDGVPIVMLTARGDEADRVLGLQLGADDYLSKPFSPRELVLRVRSVLRRANGDPAGAPPPELLADGGLEVATGPRVARLHGRELTLTLREFDLLVHLMWHPARAFRRAELLERVWGWSFGDQSTVTVHVRRLREKIEADPADPRRIVTVWGVGYRYEPSRA; encoded by the coding sequence GTGGCGCAGCGGGTGCTGGTGGTCGACGACGACCCCACGGTGGCCGATGTGGTCTGCCGCTACCTGGAGCACGCGGGCTACGAGGTCGCGCACGTCGGGGACGGGTCCGCGGCGCTGGCCGCCGTGGCCCGGCACCCGCCCCACCTGGTGGTGCTCGACCTGATGCTCCCGGTGCTCGACGGCCTGGAGGTCTGCCGGCGGCTGCGGCAGCGGCCGGACGGCGTACCCATCGTCATGCTCACGGCCCGCGGCGACGAGGCCGACCGGGTCCTCGGCCTGCAACTGGGCGCGGACGACTACCTGAGCAAGCCGTTCTCCCCCCGCGAACTGGTGCTGCGGGTCCGCTCGGTGCTGCGCCGGGCGAATGGTGACCCGGCCGGCGCACCGCCGCCGGAACTGCTCGCCGACGGCGGCCTGGAGGTGGCGACCGGGCCCCGGGTGGCCCGCCTGCACGGGCGGGAGCTGACCCTGACCCTGCGCGAGTTCGACCTGCTGGTGCACCTCATGTGGCACCCGGCCCGGGCGTTCCGCCGGGCCGAGCTGCTGGAGCGGGTCTGGGGGTGGAGCTTCGGCGACCAGTCGACGGTGACGGTCCACGTGCGACGGCTGCGGGAGAAGATCGAGGCCGACCCGGCCGATCCCCGCCGCATCGTCACCGTCTGGGGCGTCGGCTACCGGTACGAGCCGTCCCGTGCGTGA